A part of Populus alba chromosome 8, ASM523922v2, whole genome shotgun sequence genomic DNA contains:
- the LOC118039852 gene encoding uncharacterized protein: MDINLTLTLSVLFFTSVLANLPSPATSDDVCPYPCYPPPTGTGTPTVITPPSPPSQSAGSYSPPGYPSPTGNLPFYPPPPFGNNLYGLPPPDPILPYFPFYYRKPPHQTDASLATNSLPTLMVAASNILAFAFLHLVFGC, from the coding sequence ATGGACATTAACTTAACCCTAACTCTCTCCGTCCTCTTCTTCACATCCGTACTTGCCAATCTTCCTAGCCCGGCCACGTCCGACGACGTGTGCCCCTATCCTTGTTATCCTCCTCCCACGGGGACCGGTACCCCAACTGTGATAACACCACCGTCTCCACCATCTCAGTCAGCAGGATCATACTCGCCTCCTGGATACCCTTCTCCGACTGGGAATTTACCATTCTACCCTCCTCCACCTTTTGGCAACAACTTGTATGGTCTTCCACCTCCTGACCCTATCTTGCCTTATTTCCCATTCTACTACAGGAAGCCTCCTCATCAAACTGACGCGTCTTTGGCAACCAATAGTCTTCCAACTCTCATGGTGGCCGCATCTAATATTCTTGCTTTTGCTTTTCTGCATCTCGTTTTTGGTTGTTGA
- the LOC118039851 gene encoding protein WVD2-like 7 isoform X2: MAADFQESFSSSISFQADSLHSSISFGRFESEDLPWERRSSFSHNRYLEEVEKCSKPGSVIEKKAYFEAHFKKKGILLPGSFDGLNGRGCQNGENDGYENLGQREEDILDGSCNYFHSEDDELLDNVDFNGFDNGNDGGEFEYVHDENHHAHFDESPVGSEYHGECEVIECQREDPVVLPSESRLEAAVDDADVLVKGVDEDVKPEEVHQIETMRDELRLNNDRQEMGMKSNLEANAANVDESSTEIDLSPKSGTTKDLDNTSAGHRQNLSSKSRASDESKSTKPRMKSLINGSPVQKILANVAKTAARNQNIRERETPQRAKSEKQSSRTATPTRRLLHRAKNEENSESGNSRLHPVNKSEKEPRVKKFESPSSRSKRVEPIAHLSTNRTKQNASSIKPDTRPSALTFSFKSDERAERRKEFYMKLEEKWHAKEAEMNQIQAKTQEKTEAEIKQFRKSLNFKATPMPSFYHVAVPPASNGNKASLSKTKPAKARHKSTSPASEAAAKPQLLSRDGQDQALSANEFVKTTNQPEPSERTDHPPTKVSEALDTSPTNNSRHNPEALTKTGVTGKNVRGGKVKDPNFQRHRVSQSTKVPKDRKFEGKAKMGNHRSSSEMLRNSIKRIGIGSNSGMGHLAVGVAS, translated from the exons atGGCGGCAGACTTTCAAGAATCATTTAGCAGCAGCATTAGCTTTCAG GCAGATTCTTTGCACTCGTCCATATCATTTGGAAGATTTGAGAGTGAGGACTTGCCTTGGGAGAGAAGATCGTCTTTTTCTCACAATAGGTATCTCGAAGAGGTTGAGAAATGCTCAAAACCAGGTTCTGTAATTGAGAAGAAAGCTTATTTTGAAGCCCATTTCAAGAAAAAGGGTATTCTGCTACCAGGTTCCTTTGATGGCCTAAATGGGAGAGGATGCCAGAACGGGGAAAATGATGGTTATGAAAACTTGGGTCAACGAGAAGAAGATATTTTGGATGGAAGTTGCAATTATTTTCATTCTGAGGATGATGAGCTGCTGGATAATGTGGACTTCAACGGATTTGATAATGGAAACGACGGGGGCGAATTTGAGTATGTACATGACGAGAATCATCATGCTCACTTTGATGAGAGTCCTGTAGGTTCTGAATATCACGGAGAATGTGAAGTCATTGAATGTCAAAGGGAGGATCCTGTTGTTTTGCCTTCTGAATCTCGCTTGGAAGCTGCTGTGGACGATGCTGATGTTTTGGTCAAAGGCGTGGATGAAGATGTTAAACCTGAGGAAGTACATCAAATTGAAACCATGCGTGATGAGTTGCGTCTCAACAATGACAGACAAGAAATGGGAATGAAATCTAACCTCGAGGCTAATGCTGCCAATGTAGATGAATCGTCTACGGAGATTGATCTGTCTCCTAAAAGTGGAACAACCAAGGATCTTGACAACACTAGTGCAGGGCATCGACAAAATCTTTCTTCAAAG TCGAGAGCTTCTGATGAAAGTAAATCTACGAAGCCCAGAATGAAGTCTCTGATTAATGGCAGTCCAGTCCAGAAGATCCTTGCCAACGTCGCAAAAACTGCTGCAAGAAATCAGAATATAAGAGAAAGAGAAACACCACAAAGAGCAAAATCAGAAAAGCAGTCATCACGAACTGCCACTCCTACTAGACGTTTGTTGCATAGAGCTAAAAACGAAGAG AATTCTGAAAGTGGCAATTCAAGGTTACATCCTGTGAATAAAAG TGAAAAGGAACCAAGAGTGAAGAAATTTGAATCTCCATCCTCTAGATCAAAAAGAGTAGAACCTATTGCTCATCTAAGCACGAACAG AACTAAGCAGAATGCTAGTTCAATAAAGCCAGACACAAGGCCAAGTGCCTTAACCTTCAGTTTCAAGAGTGATGAAAGAGCAGAAAGGAGAAAAGAG TTCTATATGAAGTTGGAAGAAAAATGGCATGCTAAGGAGGCAGAAATGAATCAGATTCAGGCAAAAACACAA GAAAAGACGGAAGCTGAAATTAAACAATTCAGGAAAAGCCTTAATTTCAAAGCTACACCCATGCCTTCATTCTATCATGTAGCTGTACCACCGGCCTCCAATGGAAACAAG GCTTCATTATCTAAAACCAAACCAGCTAAAGCACGGCACAAGTCAACAAGTCCAGCGAGTGAAGCTGCTGCTAAGCCACAATTGCTTTCCAGGGACGGACAAGACCAAGCCCTCTCTGCTAATGAATTTGTGAAAACAACTAATCAGCCTGAACCCTCAGAAAGAACCGATCATCCTCCAACAAAGGTTTCTGAAGCTCTCGATACTTCACCAACCAACAATAGCAGGCACAATCCAGAAGCTCTAACTAAAACTGGTGTCACTGGTAAGAACGTGAGAGGAGGGAAGGTGAAGGATCCTAATTTCCAAAGGCATCGAGTATCACAAAGTACCAAAGTACCAAAAGACCGGAAGTTTGAGGGAAAGGCAAAAATGGGAAACCACAGAAGTAGCAGTGAGATGTTGAGGAATAGTATAAAACGCATTGGAATTGGAAGTAATTCTGGAATGGGTCATCTAGCTGTTGGTGTAGCCTCCTGA
- the LOC118039851 gene encoding protein WVD2-like 7 isoform X1, giving the protein MAADFQESFSSSISFQADSLHSSISFGRFESEDLPWERRSSFSHNRYLEEVEKCSKPGSVIEKKAYFEAHFKKKGILLPGSFDGLNGRGCQNGENDGYENLGQREEDILDGSCNYFHSEDDELLDNVDFNGFDNGNDGGEFEYVHDENHHAHFDESPVGSEYHGECEVIECQREDPVVLPSESRLEAAVDDADVLVKGVDEDVKPEEVHQIETMRDELRLNNDRQEMGMKSNLEANAANVDESSTEIDLSPKSGTTKDLDNTSAGHRQNLSSKSRASDESKSTKPRMKSLINGSPVQKILANVAKTAARNQNIRERETPQRAKSEKQSSRTATPTRRLLHRAKNEENSESGNSRLHPVNKSEKEPRVKKFESPSSRSKRVEPIAHLSTNRTKQNASSIKPDTRPSALTFSFKSDERAERRKEFYMKLEEKWHAKEAEMNQIQAKTQQEKTEAEIKQFRKSLNFKATPMPSFYHVAVPPASNGNKASLSKTKPAKARHKSTSPASEAAAKPQLLSRDGQDQALSANEFVKTTNQPEPSERTDHPPTKVSEALDTSPTNNSRHNPEALTKTGVTGKNVRGGKVKDPNFQRHRVSQSTKVPKDRKFEGKAKMGNHRSSSEMLRNSIKRIGIGSNSGMGHLAVGVAS; this is encoded by the exons atGGCGGCAGACTTTCAAGAATCATTTAGCAGCAGCATTAGCTTTCAG GCAGATTCTTTGCACTCGTCCATATCATTTGGAAGATTTGAGAGTGAGGACTTGCCTTGGGAGAGAAGATCGTCTTTTTCTCACAATAGGTATCTCGAAGAGGTTGAGAAATGCTCAAAACCAGGTTCTGTAATTGAGAAGAAAGCTTATTTTGAAGCCCATTTCAAGAAAAAGGGTATTCTGCTACCAGGTTCCTTTGATGGCCTAAATGGGAGAGGATGCCAGAACGGGGAAAATGATGGTTATGAAAACTTGGGTCAACGAGAAGAAGATATTTTGGATGGAAGTTGCAATTATTTTCATTCTGAGGATGATGAGCTGCTGGATAATGTGGACTTCAACGGATTTGATAATGGAAACGACGGGGGCGAATTTGAGTATGTACATGACGAGAATCATCATGCTCACTTTGATGAGAGTCCTGTAGGTTCTGAATATCACGGAGAATGTGAAGTCATTGAATGTCAAAGGGAGGATCCTGTTGTTTTGCCTTCTGAATCTCGCTTGGAAGCTGCTGTGGACGATGCTGATGTTTTGGTCAAAGGCGTGGATGAAGATGTTAAACCTGAGGAAGTACATCAAATTGAAACCATGCGTGATGAGTTGCGTCTCAACAATGACAGACAAGAAATGGGAATGAAATCTAACCTCGAGGCTAATGCTGCCAATGTAGATGAATCGTCTACGGAGATTGATCTGTCTCCTAAAAGTGGAACAACCAAGGATCTTGACAACACTAGTGCAGGGCATCGACAAAATCTTTCTTCAAAG TCGAGAGCTTCTGATGAAAGTAAATCTACGAAGCCCAGAATGAAGTCTCTGATTAATGGCAGTCCAGTCCAGAAGATCCTTGCCAACGTCGCAAAAACTGCTGCAAGAAATCAGAATATAAGAGAAAGAGAAACACCACAAAGAGCAAAATCAGAAAAGCAGTCATCACGAACTGCCACTCCTACTAGACGTTTGTTGCATAGAGCTAAAAACGAAGAG AATTCTGAAAGTGGCAATTCAAGGTTACATCCTGTGAATAAAAG TGAAAAGGAACCAAGAGTGAAGAAATTTGAATCTCCATCCTCTAGATCAAAAAGAGTAGAACCTATTGCTCATCTAAGCACGAACAG AACTAAGCAGAATGCTAGTTCAATAAAGCCAGACACAAGGCCAAGTGCCTTAACCTTCAGTTTCAAGAGTGATGAAAGAGCAGAAAGGAGAAAAGAG TTCTATATGAAGTTGGAAGAAAAATGGCATGCTAAGGAGGCAGAAATGAATCAGATTCAGGCAAAAACACAA CAGGAAAAGACGGAAGCTGAAATTAAACAATTCAGGAAAAGCCTTAATTTCAAAGCTACACCCATGCCTTCATTCTATCATGTAGCTGTACCACCGGCCTCCAATGGAAACAAG GCTTCATTATCTAAAACCAAACCAGCTAAAGCACGGCACAAGTCAACAAGTCCAGCGAGTGAAGCTGCTGCTAAGCCACAATTGCTTTCCAGGGACGGACAAGACCAAGCCCTCTCTGCTAATGAATTTGTGAAAACAACTAATCAGCCTGAACCCTCAGAAAGAACCGATCATCCTCCAACAAAGGTTTCTGAAGCTCTCGATACTTCACCAACCAACAATAGCAGGCACAATCCAGAAGCTCTAACTAAAACTGGTGTCACTGGTAAGAACGTGAGAGGAGGGAAGGTGAAGGATCCTAATTTCCAAAGGCATCGAGTATCACAAAGTACCAAAGTACCAAAAGACCGGAAGTTTGAGGGAAAGGCAAAAATGGGAAACCACAGAAGTAGCAGTGAGATGTTGAGGAATAGTATAAAACGCATTGGAATTGGAAGTAATTCTGGAATGGGTCATCTAGCTGTTGGTGTAGCCTCCTGA
- the LOC118039851 gene encoding protein WVD2-like 7 isoform X3, giving the protein MAADFQESFSSSISFQADSLHSSISFGRFESEDLPWERRSSFSHNRYLEEVEKCSKPGSVIEKKAYFEAHFKKKGILLPGSFDGLNGRGCQNGENDGYENLGQREEDILDGSCNYFHSEDDELLDNVDFNGFDNGNDGGEFEYVHDENHHAHFDESPVGSEYHGECEVIECQREDPVVLPSESRLEAAVDDADVLVKGVDEDVKPEEVHQIETMRDELRLNNDRQEMGMKSNLEANAANVDESSTEIDLSPKSGTTKDLDNTSAGHRQNLSSKSRASDESKSTKPRMKSLINGSPVQKILANVAKTAARNQNIRERETPQRAKSEKQSSRTATPTRRLLHRAKNEENSESGNSRLHPVNKSEKEPRVKKFESPSSRSKRVEPIAHLSTNRTKQNASSIKPDTRPSALTFSFKSDERAERRKEQEKTEAEIKQFRKSLNFKATPMPSFYHVAVPPASNGNKASLSKTKPAKARHKSTSPASEAAAKPQLLSRDGQDQALSANEFVKTTNQPEPSERTDHPPTKVSEALDTSPTNNSRHNPEALTKTGVTGKNVRGGKVKDPNFQRHRVSQSTKVPKDRKFEGKAKMGNHRSSSEMLRNSIKRIGIGSNSGMGHLAVGVAS; this is encoded by the exons atGGCGGCAGACTTTCAAGAATCATTTAGCAGCAGCATTAGCTTTCAG GCAGATTCTTTGCACTCGTCCATATCATTTGGAAGATTTGAGAGTGAGGACTTGCCTTGGGAGAGAAGATCGTCTTTTTCTCACAATAGGTATCTCGAAGAGGTTGAGAAATGCTCAAAACCAGGTTCTGTAATTGAGAAGAAAGCTTATTTTGAAGCCCATTTCAAGAAAAAGGGTATTCTGCTACCAGGTTCCTTTGATGGCCTAAATGGGAGAGGATGCCAGAACGGGGAAAATGATGGTTATGAAAACTTGGGTCAACGAGAAGAAGATATTTTGGATGGAAGTTGCAATTATTTTCATTCTGAGGATGATGAGCTGCTGGATAATGTGGACTTCAACGGATTTGATAATGGAAACGACGGGGGCGAATTTGAGTATGTACATGACGAGAATCATCATGCTCACTTTGATGAGAGTCCTGTAGGTTCTGAATATCACGGAGAATGTGAAGTCATTGAATGTCAAAGGGAGGATCCTGTTGTTTTGCCTTCTGAATCTCGCTTGGAAGCTGCTGTGGACGATGCTGATGTTTTGGTCAAAGGCGTGGATGAAGATGTTAAACCTGAGGAAGTACATCAAATTGAAACCATGCGTGATGAGTTGCGTCTCAACAATGACAGACAAGAAATGGGAATGAAATCTAACCTCGAGGCTAATGCTGCCAATGTAGATGAATCGTCTACGGAGATTGATCTGTCTCCTAAAAGTGGAACAACCAAGGATCTTGACAACACTAGTGCAGGGCATCGACAAAATCTTTCTTCAAAG TCGAGAGCTTCTGATGAAAGTAAATCTACGAAGCCCAGAATGAAGTCTCTGATTAATGGCAGTCCAGTCCAGAAGATCCTTGCCAACGTCGCAAAAACTGCTGCAAGAAATCAGAATATAAGAGAAAGAGAAACACCACAAAGAGCAAAATCAGAAAAGCAGTCATCACGAACTGCCACTCCTACTAGACGTTTGTTGCATAGAGCTAAAAACGAAGAG AATTCTGAAAGTGGCAATTCAAGGTTACATCCTGTGAATAAAAG TGAAAAGGAACCAAGAGTGAAGAAATTTGAATCTCCATCCTCTAGATCAAAAAGAGTAGAACCTATTGCTCATCTAAGCACGAACAG AACTAAGCAGAATGCTAGTTCAATAAAGCCAGACACAAGGCCAAGTGCCTTAACCTTCAGTTTCAAGAGTGATGAAAGAGCAGAAAGGAGAAAAGAG CAGGAAAAGACGGAAGCTGAAATTAAACAATTCAGGAAAAGCCTTAATTTCAAAGCTACACCCATGCCTTCATTCTATCATGTAGCTGTACCACCGGCCTCCAATGGAAACAAG GCTTCATTATCTAAAACCAAACCAGCTAAAGCACGGCACAAGTCAACAAGTCCAGCGAGTGAAGCTGCTGCTAAGCCACAATTGCTTTCCAGGGACGGACAAGACCAAGCCCTCTCTGCTAATGAATTTGTGAAAACAACTAATCAGCCTGAACCCTCAGAAAGAACCGATCATCCTCCAACAAAGGTTTCTGAAGCTCTCGATACTTCACCAACCAACAATAGCAGGCACAATCCAGAAGCTCTAACTAAAACTGGTGTCACTGGTAAGAACGTGAGAGGAGGGAAGGTGAAGGATCCTAATTTCCAAAGGCATCGAGTATCACAAAGTACCAAAGTACCAAAAGACCGGAAGTTTGAGGGAAAGGCAAAAATGGGAAACCACAGAAGTAGCAGTGAGATGTTGAGGAATAGTATAAAACGCATTGGAATTGGAAGTAATTCTGGAATGGGTCATCTAGCTGTTGGTGTAGCCTCCTGA
- the LOC118039851 gene encoding protein WVD2-like 7 isoform X4: MAADFQESFSSSISFQADSLHSSISFGRFESEDLPWERRSSFSHNRYLEEVEKCSKPGSVIEKKAYFEAHFKKKGILLPGSFDGLNGRGCQNGENDGYENLGQREEDILDGSCNYFHSEDDELLDNVDFNGFDNGNDGGEFEYVHDENHHAHFDESPVGSEYHGECEVIECQREDPVVLPSESRLEAAVDDADVLVKGVDEDVKPEEVHQIETMRDELRLNNDRQEMGMKSNLEANAANVDESSTEIDLSPKSGTTKDLDNTSAGHRQNLSSKSRASDESKSTKPRMKSLINGSPVQKILANVAKTAARNQNIRERETPQRAKSEKQSSRTATPTRRLLHRAKNEENSESGNSRLHPVNKSEKEPRVKKFESPSSRSKRVEPIAHLSTNRTKQNASSIKPDTRPSALTFSFKSDERAERRKEEKTEAEIKQFRKSLNFKATPMPSFYHVAVPPASNGNKASLSKTKPAKARHKSTSPASEAAAKPQLLSRDGQDQALSANEFVKTTNQPEPSERTDHPPTKVSEALDTSPTNNSRHNPEALTKTGVTGKNVRGGKVKDPNFQRHRVSQSTKVPKDRKFEGKAKMGNHRSSSEMLRNSIKRIGIGSNSGMGHLAVGVAS, encoded by the exons atGGCGGCAGACTTTCAAGAATCATTTAGCAGCAGCATTAGCTTTCAG GCAGATTCTTTGCACTCGTCCATATCATTTGGAAGATTTGAGAGTGAGGACTTGCCTTGGGAGAGAAGATCGTCTTTTTCTCACAATAGGTATCTCGAAGAGGTTGAGAAATGCTCAAAACCAGGTTCTGTAATTGAGAAGAAAGCTTATTTTGAAGCCCATTTCAAGAAAAAGGGTATTCTGCTACCAGGTTCCTTTGATGGCCTAAATGGGAGAGGATGCCAGAACGGGGAAAATGATGGTTATGAAAACTTGGGTCAACGAGAAGAAGATATTTTGGATGGAAGTTGCAATTATTTTCATTCTGAGGATGATGAGCTGCTGGATAATGTGGACTTCAACGGATTTGATAATGGAAACGACGGGGGCGAATTTGAGTATGTACATGACGAGAATCATCATGCTCACTTTGATGAGAGTCCTGTAGGTTCTGAATATCACGGAGAATGTGAAGTCATTGAATGTCAAAGGGAGGATCCTGTTGTTTTGCCTTCTGAATCTCGCTTGGAAGCTGCTGTGGACGATGCTGATGTTTTGGTCAAAGGCGTGGATGAAGATGTTAAACCTGAGGAAGTACATCAAATTGAAACCATGCGTGATGAGTTGCGTCTCAACAATGACAGACAAGAAATGGGAATGAAATCTAACCTCGAGGCTAATGCTGCCAATGTAGATGAATCGTCTACGGAGATTGATCTGTCTCCTAAAAGTGGAACAACCAAGGATCTTGACAACACTAGTGCAGGGCATCGACAAAATCTTTCTTCAAAG TCGAGAGCTTCTGATGAAAGTAAATCTACGAAGCCCAGAATGAAGTCTCTGATTAATGGCAGTCCAGTCCAGAAGATCCTTGCCAACGTCGCAAAAACTGCTGCAAGAAATCAGAATATAAGAGAAAGAGAAACACCACAAAGAGCAAAATCAGAAAAGCAGTCATCACGAACTGCCACTCCTACTAGACGTTTGTTGCATAGAGCTAAAAACGAAGAG AATTCTGAAAGTGGCAATTCAAGGTTACATCCTGTGAATAAAAG TGAAAAGGAACCAAGAGTGAAGAAATTTGAATCTCCATCCTCTAGATCAAAAAGAGTAGAACCTATTGCTCATCTAAGCACGAACAG AACTAAGCAGAATGCTAGTTCAATAAAGCCAGACACAAGGCCAAGTGCCTTAACCTTCAGTTTCAAGAGTGATGAAAGAGCAGAAAGGAGAAAAGAG GAAAAGACGGAAGCTGAAATTAAACAATTCAGGAAAAGCCTTAATTTCAAAGCTACACCCATGCCTTCATTCTATCATGTAGCTGTACCACCGGCCTCCAATGGAAACAAG GCTTCATTATCTAAAACCAAACCAGCTAAAGCACGGCACAAGTCAACAAGTCCAGCGAGTGAAGCTGCTGCTAAGCCACAATTGCTTTCCAGGGACGGACAAGACCAAGCCCTCTCTGCTAATGAATTTGTGAAAACAACTAATCAGCCTGAACCCTCAGAAAGAACCGATCATCCTCCAACAAAGGTTTCTGAAGCTCTCGATACTTCACCAACCAACAATAGCAGGCACAATCCAGAAGCTCTAACTAAAACTGGTGTCACTGGTAAGAACGTGAGAGGAGGGAAGGTGAAGGATCCTAATTTCCAAAGGCATCGAGTATCACAAAGTACCAAAGTACCAAAAGACCGGAAGTTTGAGGGAAAGGCAAAAATGGGAAACCACAGAAGTAGCAGTGAGATGTTGAGGAATAGTATAAAACGCATTGGAATTGGAAGTAATTCTGGAATGGGTCATCTAGCTGTTGGTGTAGCCTCCTGA
- the LOC118039850 gene encoding LOW QUALITY PROTEIN: auxin efflux carrier component 7-like (The sequence of the model RefSeq protein was modified relative to this genomic sequence to represent the inferred CDS: deleted 1 base in 1 codon), which produces MISWNDLYNVLSAVIPLYVAMILAYGSVRWWKIFSPDQCSGINRFVAIFAVPLLSFHFISTNDPYSMNFRFIAADTLQKIIMLFALGIWTNFTKNGSLEWMITIFSLSTLPNTLVMGIPLLIAMYDDYSGSLMVQVVVLQCIIWYTLLLFLFEYRGAKMLIMEQFPETAASIVSFKVDSDVVSLDGQGFLETDAEIGDDGKLHVTVRKSNASRRSLGPGSFSGLTPRPSNLTGAEIYSLSSSRNPTPRGSNFNPSDFYSMMGVQGFPGRHSNFGPADLYSVQSSRGPTPRPSNFEENCAPMATISSPRFGFYPAQTVPTSYPAPNPELASTITSKTTKNQQQQQQQNHHHPQPQPQPQQNSKVNHDAKELHMFVWSSSASPVSEGGGLHVFGGTDFGASEQSGRSDQGAKEIRMLVADHTQNGDSKTIPQAGNFAGEDFSFAGRGEGEDDQREKEGPTGLNKIGSSSTAELHPKAVGAPDSGGSKQMPPASVMTRLILIMVWRKLIRNPNTYSSLIGLIWSLIAFRWHVVMPKIIKQSISILSDAGLGMAMFSLGLFMALQPKIIACGNSVATFAMAVRFLTGPAVMAAASIAVGLRGNLLHVAIVQAALPQGIVPFVFAKEYNVHPAILSTAVIFGMLIALPITLVYYILLGL; this is translated from the exons ATGATTAGTTGGAATGATCTCTACAACGTTTTGTCCGCTGTTATTCCTCTTTATGTTGCTATGATCTTGGCTTATGGGTCTGTTCGATGGTGGAAAATCTTCAGCCCGGACCAGTGTTCCGGTATCAACCGTTTCGTGGCGATTTTCGCAGTGCCACTGTTGTCATTTCATTTTATCTCCACCAACGATCCTTATTCTATGAACTTCAGGTTCATTGCGGCCGACAcgcttcaaaaaataataatgctgTTTGCTCTGGGAATTTGGACTAATTTCACCAAAAATGGAAGCCTGGAATGGATGATTACCATCTTTTCTTTGTCGACTCTTCCGAATACTCTTGTCATGGGCATTCCTCTTTTAATCGCCATGTATGACGACTACTCGGGAAGCCTAATGGTTCAAGTTGTGGTATTACAGTGTATCATTTGGTACACTCTCCTCTTGTTTCTTTTCGAATATAGAGGTGCAAAGATGTTGATCATGGAGCAATTTCCTGAAACTGCAGCCTCCATTGTTTCGTTTAAGGTTGATTCTGATGTGGTATCTTTAGATGGTCAAGGTTTTCTCGAAACTGATGCTGAAATTGGTGACGATGGCAAGTTACATGTGACGGTCAGGAAATCTAATGCCTCCAGACGGTCTCTTGGCCCGGGTTCTTTCTCTGGATTGACTCCCCGGCCATCAAATCTTACTGGAGCTGAGATTTACAGTCTGAGTTCTTCAAGGAATCCTACTCCAAGAGGGTCTAATTTTAACCCTTCTGATTTCTACTCCATGATGGGAGTTCAGGGATTCCCAGGAAGGCATTCAAATTTCGGTCCAGCTGATTTGTACTCAGTACAATCTTCAAGAGGGCCAACTCCAAGGCCGTCGAATTTCGAGGAAAATTGTGCTCCAATGGCTACTATATCCTCTCCAAGATTCGGGTTTTATCCAGCACAGACAGTACCTACATCTTATCCAGCACCGAATCCTGAACTTGCCTCTACTATCACTTCTAAAACCACAAaaaatcagcagcagcagcagcagcagaaccACCACCACccgcagccgcagccgcagccgcaa CAGAATAGCAAAGTAAATCATGATGCTAAGGAACTACACATGTTTGTGTGGAGCTCAAGTGCATCACCAGTTTCCGAAGGAGGTGGGCTCCACGTCTTCGGCGGGACTGATTTTGGCGCATCAGAACAATCCGGGCGGTCTGATCAGGGCGCCAAGGAGATCAGGATGTTGGTTGCTGACCACACGCAAAATGGGGATAGCAAAA ccATTCCACAAGCTGGAAATTTTGCTGGCGAGGACTTTAGTTTTGCTGggagaggagaaggagaagatgaTCAGAGGGAAAAGGAGGGTCCCACTGGACTTAACAAAATTGGGTCCAGCTCAACTGCCGAGTTGCACCCAAAAGCAGTCGGCGCTCCAGATTCCGGTGGCAGTAAGCAGATGCCACCGGCAAGCGTTATGACCCGTCTGATATTGATCATGGTTTGGCGGAAACTTATTCGCAACCCCAACACATACTCTAGTCTCATTGGTCTCATTTGGTCTCTAATTGCTTTCCG GTGGCACGTGGTAATGCCTAAGATAATAAAACAGTCAATCTCCATACTGTCTGATGCTGGACTTGGAATGGCTATGTTCAGCTTAG GTCTGTTTATGGCTTTGCAACCGAAGATAATTGCTTGTGGAAATTCGGTTGCCACATTCGCCATGGCTGTTCGATTCTTGACTGGCCCTGCAGTGATGGCTGCTGCATCAATTGCTGTTGGTCTGCGTGGTAACCTCCTTCATGTTGCTATTGTCCAG GCTGCACTGCCACAAGGAATTGTTCCATTTGTGTTTGCCAAGGAGTACAATGTCCATCCAGCCATTCTTAGCACTGC GGTTATCTTTGGAATGTTGATAGCATTACCGATTACTCTTGTTTACTACATTCTTCTTGGACTGTGA